Genomic window (Zymoseptoria tritici IPO323 chromosome 1, whole genome shotgun sequence):
GTCGCCGCAAAATGCTTCGGAAGCTGGTCTGAAGTCTTGCTGACTCTGAGGAAAATGTAGACTTGAAAAAGTCGCAATCATGCCGTTCACCAAGGTTTGAAGAAATCCAATCCATTCAATGTGCGCTCTACTGACAATATCTGCAGCTCGTCAAGAATAGCGCCTACTTCTCGTCCGTCCACTCCCACGACTCATTGGATAATCCCCCAACTGACATTTCCACAGCCGTTACCAGGTGAAGTACGCTCGTCGCCGCGCCGGAAAGACCGACTACTACGCCCGCAAGCGCCTCATCACCCAGGCCAAGAACAAGTACAATGCGCCAAAGTACCGCCTGGTCGTCCGCTTCACCAACAAGGACATCATCTGCCAGATCGTCACCTCTGAGCTCACCGGAGACAAGGTCTTCTCCGCTGCGTACGCGCACGAGCTGAAGGCATACGGCATCACCCACGGTCTCACCAACTGGGCCGCTGCCTACTGCACCGGTCTGCTCCTTGCCCGCCGCACGCTCGCCAAGCTCAAGCTCGACGAGACCTTCGAGGGTGTGGAGGAGGCTGACGGCGAATTCACCATCACCGAGCCCGCCGATGTCGATGGCGAGACCCGCCGCCCATTCAAGGCCTTCCTCGATGTTGGTCTTGCCCGCACTAGCACCGGTGCCCGCGTTTTCGGTGCGATGAAGGGTGCCTCCGACGGTGGCCTCTACATCCCTCACTCCGAGAAGCGCTTCCCCGGTTTCGACATTGAGACCAAGGAGCTCGACGCCGAGACCCTCCGCAAGTACATCTTCGGCGGTCACGTCGCTGAGTACATGGAGACcctcgccgacgacgacgaggagcgCTACAAGTCCCAGTTCAACGGATACATCGACGATGAGATTGAGGCCGATGGTCTCGAGGAGCTCTACCAGGATGCGCACAAGCAGATCCGCGAGGACCCATTCAAGAAggcggagggcgagggcgagaagaagacgaaggagCAGTGGAAGGCTGAGTCTCTGAAGTACAAGCAGAAGAAGCTCACACACGCCCAGAGGCAAGAGCGTGTGCAAGAGAAGATCAAGGCTCTTACCAGCTAGATGTGGATACTTCATACTCGAGCTTAGCGATCTCTGTGTCGACAACGCTCCCACCACTGTTTCAGCGATGGGCGTTCTTGGCATGATTAAGGAAAATCAATCGAGGATAGCATGTCGAGGGACAATGAGATATGCAGAAATACGATCAAACGTCACTTGTCACTTGTCACATATCCTCTTCCACAGCCAGAATGATGCCACCGTGGTTCCAGTTTGAACATCGGTGTAGCACCTACATATAACTATTTCAAGCCGGAGTGGTTCAAAGGGCAGTCGCACGATTTGTAGAATCGCACTGATCGTCTGGCCTGTCTTCCCCTTCTTGCTCCTTATCTACTGGCCCTACAGGCGATCTCACCTCCTATCAAAGCCCGGAGATACCGCGTCGCTCGTTGCCCTGCACAGTGTCCCGGGATAAGGATACACCCTTACGATGCGGTCGCGTGAAGGAAGGACAGGTGAATCGGACATGTGCTTGGAGCACTCTCATAGTACATTCGTTATCGTACAGCACCACTCGTCGAGTCGTCGAGCGCTATCGCGCATCCTGTGCAACATTCATCTTCGCTTTCAGCTGGGCTTCCTTGAATTCCTCCCAAGAATTCGGATCTTGTTCTTGCAGCGCCCTCAGATCATTCATATTGGCGCCAAGTTTCTCCAGCACGACGTCCCAGCCG
Coding sequences:
- a CDS encoding 60S ribosomal protein L5, whose amino-acid sequence is MPFTKLVKNSAYFSRYQVKYARRRAGKTDYYARKRLITQAKNKYNAPKYRLVVRFTNKDIICQIVTSELTGDKVFSAAYAHELKAYGITHGLTNWAAAYCTGLLLARRTLAKLKLDETFEGVEEADGEFTITEPADVDGETRRPFKAFLDVGLARTSTGARVFGAMKGASDGGLYIPHSEKRFPGFDIETKELDAETLRKYIFGGHVAEYMETLADDDEERYKSQFNGYIDDEIEADGLEELYQDAHKQIREDPFKKAEGEGEKKTKEQWKAESLKYKQKKLTHAQRQERVQEKIKALTS